In the genome of Balneola sp., one region contains:
- a CDS encoding histidine kinase, producing MGRVTKALVFFVVLGTLCAESVLSQDISIRFEQITTEDGLSQSTINAILQDSRGFLWFATDDGLNRYDGYEFKVYRNLSYDFFSISNNQISTLIEDRNGYIWVGTKGGGLNKLDREQERFVRYVNNEENPKSISHNYVNVLFEDEAGVILVGTQKGLNIFNPELNEFSVYSEVEDHKELGEAEITALYKDSNDFIWIGTEEDGLFRFDRISGEIKHFERGGEHPIPDNWIVTLYQDNSGTLWVGTQSGGLLRYYEEQQRFTSFTSVNFSSTSISNNWVLSLFEDSRGTFWVGTLNGLNTLDRESGAFTSLMDLNYPINLSNNSISALYEDRSGVIWVGTRNGALNKFIRSSSESFTVFQNDPSNTRSLTNNNIWAISEDDDRNIWVGTQGGGVDVLTPGTNLFKNYRNSPNNPRSLSNDFVNAIIKDDMGQIWIGTIDGLNRYNEEADEFIHFRHDQNDESTISGDIITTLLEDSRGILWVGTLNNGLNAYDKETGNFRRFETIENDPSSISHNKIWSMYEDRRGVFWVGTHGFGLNRYDRARGIFTRFTNDPNDEKTISDNFINVITQDRDGNLWIGTINGLNKFDAETETFIRYSTQEGLPNDVIYGIIEDSKGHLWLSTNSGIVDFNPETESFRVYDMGDGLPSNEYRFGAYHKANDGSQYFGGINGMVLFKPDSIQDNLYIPPVVITDFQIFNEDVPISAVGSPLKKSIIETEEIELTWKEEVISFEFAALHFAAPDENQYQYRMEGFDSEWQDVGNRRFVSYTNLPEGYTYTFRVRASNKDDIWNMEGTAIKLKILPPPWKTWWAYGIYSIIGAGLLIGFVNHQISRERKKKEQVVQYNEELEALVKERTILLEIEKEKSEALLYNMLPKEIADEIKDKGSATPRRYEEVSVLFTDFANFTSTAATMSAKKLVAEVNEIFEGFDSIIEKYGMEKIKTIGDAYMAVSGLPVEKPDHAYLCVKAAKEMQEFVQKRNEDAAVKWKMRIGIHSGSIIAGIVGKKKLTYDIWGSTVILASRMEEVSETGKVNISATTCDYVQEYFKCDYRGKVNVEGQGEMDMYFVEEQIASPEEEVESTV from the coding sequence TTGGGTAGGGTGACTAAAGCCTTAGTATTTTTTGTCGTACTGGGTACATTATGCGCGGAAAGTGTTCTTTCCCAAGATATTTCTATTCGTTTTGAGCAGATTACTACTGAAGACGGGTTATCTCAGAGTACGATCAATGCCATTCTGCAAGACAGTCGTGGGTTTCTCTGGTTTGCTACAGATGATGGACTTAACAGGTATGACGGATATGAATTTAAAGTCTACCGGAACCTCTCTTACGACTTCTTTTCGATTTCAAATAACCAGATATCTACGCTCATTGAGGATAGGAATGGTTATATATGGGTTGGCACCAAAGGAGGAGGGTTAAACAAACTAGATCGAGAGCAAGAGCGATTTGTTCGGTATGTTAATAACGAGGAGAACCCTAAATCTATCAGCCATAATTATGTAAATGTACTTTTTGAAGACGAAGCCGGGGTGATTTTGGTTGGCACACAAAAAGGGTTGAATATTTTTAATCCAGAGTTGAATGAGTTTTCAGTGTACTCAGAAGTTGAAGATCACAAGGAACTCGGTGAGGCTGAAATTACTGCGCTATATAAGGATAGTAATGACTTTATATGGATTGGGACAGAAGAAGACGGGTTATTTCGATTTGATCGAATATCCGGGGAGATAAAACATTTCGAGCGTGGTGGAGAGCACCCAATCCCTGATAACTGGATTGTAACTTTATATCAGGATAATTCAGGAACCCTTTGGGTGGGCACACAATCAGGTGGTTTACTTCGTTATTATGAAGAACAGCAAAGGTTTACAAGTTTTACCTCAGTAAATTTTTCTAGTACAAGTATCAGTAATAACTGGGTACTTTCTCTTTTTGAGGATTCCCGAGGCACTTTCTGGGTAGGAACCTTGAATGGTCTAAATACCCTTGACAGGGAATCAGGAGCATTTACAAGTCTTATGGATCTGAATTATCCGATTAATCTCAGTAATAATTCAATTTCTGCTCTGTATGAAGATCGATCGGGAGTAATTTGGGTAGGTACCCGAAATGGAGCTCTAAACAAATTTATCAGGTCTTCTTCTGAAAGTTTTACTGTATTTCAAAATGACCCATCCAATACCAGAAGTTTGACTAATAATAATATCTGGGCTATTTCTGAGGATGATGATCGAAATATTTGGGTAGGTACGCAAGGTGGTGGAGTTGATGTACTTACACCGGGAACTAATCTATTTAAAAATTATCGTAATAGTCCCAACAACCCCCGCTCATTAAGTAATGATTTTGTAAATGCTATTATAAAAGATGATATGGGCCAGATATGGATAGGTACCATAGATGGGCTCAATAGATATAATGAAGAGGCTGATGAATTTATTCACTTTAGGCACGATCAAAACGATGAGTCTACTATAAGCGGAGACATCATTACTACACTCCTGGAAGATAGTAGAGGAATTCTCTGGGTAGGGACTTTGAATAATGGTCTAAATGCCTATGATAAGGAGACAGGAAATTTCAGGCGTTTTGAGACTATCGAAAATGATCCTTCTTCAATAAGTCACAACAAAATATGGTCTATGTATGAAGATAGACGTGGTGTGTTTTGGGTTGGTACACATGGATTTGGGCTTAACAGATATGATAGAGCTCGAGGTATATTTACCCGCTTTACCAACGATCCAAATGATGAAAAGACCATAAGTGATAATTTCATTAATGTCATTACACAGGATAGGGATGGTAATCTTTGGATTGGGACCATTAATGGGTTAAATAAGTTCGATGCTGAAACAGAAACCTTTATTCGTTATTCCACCCAGGAGGGGCTGCCAAATGATGTTATTTATGGCATTATAGAAGATTCAAAAGGTCATTTATGGTTGAGTACGAACAGTGGTATTGTTGATTTTAACCCAGAAACAGAATCGTTTCGTGTATACGATATGGGAGATGGGTTACCGAGTAATGAATATCGATTTGGAGCCTATCACAAGGCAAACGATGGCTCTCAGTACTTTGGTGGTATAAATGGGATGGTGTTATTTAAGCCGGACAGTATTCAGGATAACCTCTATATCCCACCTGTTGTTATTACCGACTTCCAAATTTTTAACGAAGATGTACCCATCTCTGCTGTAGGATCTCCTCTAAAGAAATCGATTATAGAGACAGAAGAAATTGAATTAACATGGAAAGAGGAAGTAATCTCCTTTGAGTTTGCAGCTCTCCATTTTGCAGCTCCTGATGAAAACCAGTATCAATACAGGATGGAAGGATTCGATTCTGAGTGGCAGGATGTTGGAAACAGACGATTCGTTTCATATACAAATTTACCGGAAGGCTACACTTATACCTTTAGAGTTAGAGCGTCTAACAAAGATGATATTTGGAATATGGAGGGTACAGCCATAAAGCTTAAGATCCTTCCTCCGCCATGGAAAACTTGGTGGGCATATGGCATCTATTCTATAATTGGAGCGGGGTTATTAATTGGCTTTGTTAATCATCAAATTTCCCGGGAAAGAAAAAAGAAAGAACAAGTAGTTCAATATAATGAAGAACTTGAGGCCCTGGTAAAGGAGCGTACAATTCTATTAGAGATTGAAAAAGAAAAAAGTGAAGCTCTGCTATATAATATGCTTCCGAAAGAAATTGCTGATGAGATTAAAGATAAAGGATCAGCTACACCGAGAAGATATGAAGAAGTTAGTGTGCTATTTACTGATTTTGCGAATTTCACTTCTACTGCAGCCACTATGTCGGCAAAGAAACTGGTTGCTGAGGTAAATGAGATCTTTGAAGGTTTCGATAGTATTATTGAAAAATATGGGATGGAGAAGATCAAGACGATTGGTGATGCTTATATGGCGGTCTCAGGATTACCAGTTGAAAAGCCTGACCATGCTTATCTTTGTGTAAAAGCTGCAAAAGAAATGCAAGAGTTTGTGCAAAAACGAAATGAAGATGCTGCTGTAAAGTGGAAAATGAGAATAGGTATCCATAGCGGTAGTATTATTGCCGGTATAGTGGGCAAAAAGAAGCTTACTTATGATATTTGGGGATCAACGGTGATATTAGCGAGCAGGATGGAAGAAGTAAGCGAAACTGGAAAAGTAAATATTTCGGCTACAACCTGTGATTATGTACAAGAGTACTTTAAATGTGATTACAGAGGCAAGGTAAATGTCGAAGGTCAGGGAGAAATGGACATGTATTTTGTTGAAGAACAAATTGCATCTCCAGAGGAAGAAGTAGAAAGTACTGTCTAG
- a CDS encoding DUF72 domain-containing protein, whose translation MKFGSVSNPEIIDFTLPPDHPDTAKALSNGNKDKFEAFVGCAKWNRSDLKGFYPRGTKDELEYYATQFNSIELNATHYRIFGADVVSGWNNKTPDDFKFFPKVVNSISHYKRLKGVESLIEEYTIPIRSFDEKLGMIFLQLRDDFKPKDIDRIYSFLDAWPKDLPLAIELRHTDWFNDEVVANQIYQLFEEHEVANIVTDTAGRRDLLHMRLTTPVAFVRYVGANHESDYQRLDDWVTRIKSWKEHGMEKLYFFVHQNIEKESPLLSAHFIRLLNKEIGTSLKIPNEDSNTQKSLNL comes from the coding sequence ATGAAATTCGGTAGCGTATCTAACCCTGAAATCATTGACTTCACCTTACCGCCTGATCACCCTGATACTGCAAAAGCATTATCAAACGGAAATAAAGATAAATTCGAGGCTTTTGTGGGTTGTGCCAAATGGAATCGCAGTGATTTGAAAGGATTTTATCCAAGAGGTACCAAAGATGAACTAGAGTACTATGCTACTCAATTCAATTCTATTGAGCTCAATGCTACCCATTATCGAATTTTTGGAGCAGATGTTGTTTCTGGATGGAATAACAAAACTCCGGATGATTTTAAATTCTTTCCAAAGGTGGTTAATAGTATTAGTCACTACAAAAGGTTAAAAGGTGTAGAATCACTAATCGAGGAATACACTATCCCTATTCGATCTTTTGATGAGAAGCTGGGAATGATTTTCCTTCAACTTAGAGATGATTTTAAACCGAAGGATATTGACCGTATTTATTCCTTTCTCGATGCATGGCCAAAAGACTTACCCTTAGCAATAGAGCTGAGGCATACCGACTGGTTCAATGACGAAGTAGTTGCCAACCAGATATACCAATTATTTGAAGAACATGAAGTGGCTAACATTGTTACAGATACAGCTGGAAGAAGAGACTTACTCCATATGAGGCTAACCACCCCTGTTGCTTTTGTGCGTTATGTTGGAGCAAACCACGAAAGTGATTACCAAAGATTAGATGATTGGGTAACCCGAATAAAATCCTGGAAAGAACACGGGATGGAAAAACTGTATTTCTTTGTTCATCAAAATATTGAGAAAGAGTCTCCTCTCCTTTCAGCTCATTTCATAAGATTATTGAACAAAGAAATTGGAACATCACTTAAAATCCCAAATGAAGATTCAAATACGCAAAAAAGTTTGAATCTTTAA
- a CDS encoding TonB-dependent receptor, which yields MYKFIFGVFFVVFFHSSINAQNLASVNGYVKDSETGETLISANVAFLENNRGASTNTLGYFTITNVQPGTYTLAASYIGYKLFQQEITLEAGENFRIDIELEPESLVGEEIIVESQAEKEELKSIGTAQVTTELIKSLPSVFEADVFRSIQLLPGVKSASDFSSGLYIRGGSPDQTLILLDRTTVYNPSHFFGFFSTFNPDAIKDVRLYKGGYPAEYGGRLGSVLSIYNKDGNRNEFAGSATLGLLASRVSIEGPIKKGSYMFAFRRSTLEPLLAALRQNIDNIPSLFYFLDFNGKINYDASQNDKFSIAAYTGTDKVRFPFADDAEFLLNYGNRTISGNWTHIFNEKLFSNFVITGSRYFNTPEFEFGGTPFERDNNIYEYSIKSDLEYLPNEKHQISTGLWAGIFTLRLQDRFDNQDSFSSRIHSRYGSFYVQDTWRPTDKWKVIGGARLNYFSDGEFLRLEPRLSIEHKLNDRIRLQSAYGRYNQFFTLITNEAFSGFDVWLTTDEGVDPAYGDQFVIGAKTIPFKDYGLDIEAYYRTMKDLFELDPFLPDAAGLVYSDVFRFGEGYAFGVEAMFEKQVGRLNGFIGYTWGETWRKFPGFNVRLGDENNEARFYPPKYDRTHDVNLVLNYRLSRKWKVTGAWVYATGQAYTLVLGRYALFDEPYSGIDENDSFTVENVNASRLPAYHRLDLSFSRKGTFFGLGEAEWQLQVINAYSRRNVWFQAFDFDENPIDVTNVTQLPIIPGFSYTVKF from the coding sequence ATGTATAAATTTATCTTCGGCGTTTTCTTTGTGGTATTCTTCCACTCTTCAATAAACGCTCAAAACCTCGCTTCTGTAAACGGGTATGTCAAGGACTCGGAAACTGGTGAAACCTTAATCAGTGCAAATGTAGCTTTTCTGGAAAATAACCGGGGAGCTTCTACAAACACGCTTGGCTATTTCACAATAACCAATGTCCAACCTGGCACTTATACTCTTGCAGCCTCATATATTGGATACAAGCTATTCCAACAAGAGATTACTCTTGAAGCTGGTGAAAACTTTAGAATTGATATCGAGTTGGAGCCAGAGTCTTTAGTAGGAGAAGAAATTATCGTTGAATCTCAGGCTGAAAAAGAAGAATTGAAGTCAATTGGTACTGCGCAGGTTACTACAGAGCTAATTAAATCCCTTCCTTCTGTGTTCGAAGCCGATGTATTTCGCTCCATCCAGCTTCTTCCAGGTGTTAAATCTGCTTCTGACTTTTCAAGTGGTTTATACATCCGGGGAGGTAGCCCCGATCAAACACTTATCCTTCTTGACAGGACAACAGTATATAATCCTAGTCACTTTTTTGGATTCTTTTCCACTTTCAATCCTGATGCTATTAAAGATGTTCGTTTATATAAAGGTGGGTATCCTGCAGAATATGGTGGCCGATTAGGATCGGTTCTTTCCATTTATAATAAAGATGGAAACAGAAATGAATTTGCGGGTTCCGCCACTCTTGGTCTCTTGGCTTCCCGCGTTTCTATTGAGGGCCCAATCAAAAAGGGATCCTATATGTTTGCATTTCGAAGGTCAACGCTTGAGCCATTGTTAGCAGCTCTTCGCCAAAACATAGATAATATTCCTTCCCTATTTTATTTTCTAGACTTCAATGGAAAGATCAACTACGATGCCTCTCAAAATGACAAGTTTTCCATAGCTGCCTACACTGGAACAGATAAAGTTCGCTTTCCTTTTGCTGATGATGCTGAGTTCTTGCTCAACTATGGAAACAGAACCATTAGCGGTAACTGGACTCATATTTTCAATGAAAAGCTGTTTTCAAACTTTGTTATTACCGGCTCCCGATACTTCAACACTCCGGAGTTTGAGTTTGGAGGTACTCCCTTCGAACGGGACAACAATATTTATGAATACTCCATAAAGTCGGACTTGGAATACTTACCTAATGAGAAGCATCAGATTTCTACGGGGCTATGGGCAGGTATCTTCACCTTAAGATTACAAGACCGCTTCGATAATCAGGACAGTTTTAGCTCAAGAATTCATTCCCGATATGGCTCCTTTTACGTTCAAGATACCTGGCGACCCACTGATAAATGGAAAGTAATTGGTGGAGCCCGGCTAAATTATTTTTCTGATGGAGAATTCCTGCGATTAGAGCCGCGCCTGTCCATTGAGCACAAACTAAACGATCGTATTCGCCTTCAATCAGCATATGGCCGATACAACCAGTTTTTTACCCTTATCACAAATGAAGCTTTCTCTGGCTTCGATGTATGGCTAACTACTGATGAAGGAGTTGACCCGGCTTATGGTGATCAATTCGTTATAGGTGCTAAAACAATCCCATTCAAAGATTATGGCCTTGACATAGAGGCATATTATCGTACAATGAAAGATTTATTTGAATTAGATCCTTTCTTACCTGATGCTGCGGGTTTAGTTTATAGTGATGTCTTCCGCTTTGGTGAAGGTTATGCTTTTGGAGTAGAAGCAATGTTTGAAAAGCAAGTCGGTCGGCTTAATGGATTTATCGGCTATACCTGGGGAGAAACCTGGCGTAAATTCCCAGGATTCAATGTTCGTCTTGGAGATGAAAACAACGAAGCCCGTTTTTATCCTCCAAAATATGACCGAACACATGACGTAAATCTGGTTTTGAACTACAGATTAAGCCGTAAATGGAAAGTAACTGGGGCTTGGGTATATGCAACAGGGCAGGCTTATACCTTAGTACTGGGCAGGTATGCGTTATTTGATGAACCATATTCGGGCATTGATGAGAATGATTCATTTACTGTTGAAAATGTAAATGCTTCAAGACTCCCTGCCTACCATCGCCTGGATTTATCATTCTCAAGAAAAGGAACATTTTTTGGGTTGGGAGAAGCTGAATGGCAATTACAGGTTATTAACGCTTATTCCAGAAGAAATGTATGGTTCCAGGCCTTCGATTTTGACGAAAACCCAATAGATGTTACCAATGTAACCCAACTACCAATCATCCCTGGATTCTCCTATACCGTAAAGTTTTAA
- a CDS encoding DUF4249 family protein, with translation MKNLLLLLTSSILVLTACDDYSQGDYEEFYVVESYLIAGRALQQVRLSTTAPAFEFYSFENTAVEGANVVVRLLEENGTGIDSTFTFGMRQAGIYIPDSPHIVLPSRTYRLEVLTQENEEISATAIVPGNFTVVGGILDTLVYQSTDQLEVTLSESSYPGRQNVYIFNTLAVNPDPDNLTPLYADFYDGEDDLQEFSNTASGLLNEGNFDVNSDGSITVRYPWIAVAFYGENDIVASTVDDNIFDYVRSEEVQLGGSTLSPGEIQNVITHVEGGIGLFGAMASDTIRTFIRRNPDF, from the coding sequence ATGAAGAATTTATTATTACTACTTACTTCCAGCATTTTGGTACTCACTGCTTGTGACGATTATTCTCAAGGCGATTACGAGGAGTTTTATGTTGTAGAATCCTACCTGATAGCCGGACGGGCTTTACAGCAAGTTCGCCTTTCTACCACAGCCCCTGCTTTTGAATTTTATAGCTTCGAAAACACCGCTGTTGAAGGAGCTAATGTGGTTGTTCGTTTACTGGAGGAAAACGGAACCGGAATCGACTCAACCTTTACTTTCGGAATGAGGCAAGCCGGAATCTATATACCTGATTCTCCACACATTGTGCTCCCTTCCAGAACATATAGACTGGAAGTCCTGACTCAGGAAAATGAAGAAATCTCTGCTACAGCTATTGTTCCCGGTAATTTTACTGTGGTTGGAGGAATCCTTGATACACTTGTATATCAATCAACAGACCAGCTTGAAGTAACTCTTTCAGAAAGCTCATATCCGGGACGTCAAAATGTGTACATATTCAATACTCTTGCCGTAAATCCCGATCCGGATAACCTCACTCCTTTATATGCCGACTTTTATGATGGTGAGGACGATTTACAAGAGTTTTCAAATACAGCTTCTGGGTTACTTAATGAAGGCAACTTCGATGTTAATTCTGATGGAAGCATCACCGTTCGTTATCCCTGGATCGCAGTGGCCTTCTATGGAGAAAATGATATTGTTGCCTCTACAGTAGATGACAACATCTTTGACTATGTCCGGTCAGAGGAAGTCCAATTGGGTGGATCTACTCTTTCTCCTGGTGAAATTCAAAATGTGATTACTCATGTAGAAGGTGGTATAGGGCTTTTTGGAGCAATGGCTTCTGATACCATTCGGACTTTCATTAGAAGAAATCCGGATTTTTAA
- a CDS encoding DUF4159 domain-containing protein — protein sequence MRLVPILLSFFFFTSGLVYAQDINGFEIARVKYRGGGDWYNDPSSLSNLIRYTNQYVPISINGNYEDVSLGSTDIHSYPFLFLTGHGTITTNNTEVRNLRKYLDNGGFLYVDDDYGLDEHVRQLLKEVYPDEELIELPFNHPIYNQVFEFNNGLPKIHEHDNQSPKGFGLFRNGRLVVFYTYESNLGDGWADPEVHNNAPDVRERALKMGVNILVYALTSI from the coding sequence ATGCGATTAGTACCAATACTTTTATCGTTTTTCTTTTTTACCTCCGGGCTTGTTTATGCACAGGATATAAATGGTTTCGAAATAGCCCGCGTTAAATATAGAGGTGGAGGGGATTGGTACAATGACCCATCTTCACTATCCAACCTTATCCGCTACACCAACCAGTATGTGCCTATTAGCATTAATGGGAACTATGAAGATGTTTCACTGGGAAGTACCGACATTCACTCCTACCCTTTTCTGTTTTTAACCGGCCATGGAACTATTACAACGAACAACACTGAAGTTCGAAACCTTAGAAAGTACTTGGATAACGGAGGCTTTTTGTATGTGGATGATGATTATGGGCTGGATGAGCACGTAAGGCAGCTGCTAAAAGAAGTATACCCTGATGAAGAGCTTATTGAGCTCCCTTTTAATCATCCCATTTATAACCAGGTATTCGAATTCAACAATGGGCTTCCTAAAATCCATGAACATGATAATCAGTCTCCCAAGGGATTTGGACTCTTCAGAAATGGACGACTAGTGGTTTTCTACACCTATGAATCAAATCTAGGAGATGGTTGGGCAGATCCCGAAGTGCATAATAATGCGCCTGATGTTAGAGAGCGTGCACTTAAAATGGGTGTCAATATTTTGGTGTATGCATTAACAAGCATTTAG
- a CDS encoding VOC family protein, which produces MGSVIPYLFFPGNCEEALNFYTNVFGGEVTSLQRFGDANMPVEDDYKEKVMHAELKFNDTSLMFSDGAPHKGVTAGDNVHLNLSFTDEAEMKAIWDKLGEGGSVHMELQDTFWGAVFGQLEDKFGIRWMFNCLKG; this is translated from the coding sequence ATGGGATCAGTTATACCATATCTATTTTTTCCTGGAAATTGTGAAGAAGCTTTAAACTTCTATACTAATGTATTCGGTGGAGAGGTGACTTCTCTCCAACGCTTTGGAGATGCCAACATGCCGGTTGAAGACGATTACAAAGAAAAAGTGATGCACGCCGAATTGAAATTCAATGATACATCGCTAATGTTTTCTGATGGAGCGCCTCACAAAGGAGTAACAGCGGGTGATAATGTCCATCTCAACCTTTCTTTTACCGACGAAGCTGAAATGAAAGCCATCTGGGACAAGCTTGGTGAGGGGGGCTCAGTTCATATGGAATTACAAGATACTTTTTGGGGCGCCGTATTTGGACAGCTTGAAGATAAGTTTGGTATCCGCTGGATGTTTAATTGTCTCAAAGGCTAA
- a CDS encoding DNA primase, whose protein sequence is MISDAKKEEVRDAADIVEVISDYVKLKKSGSGFIGLCPYHNEKTPSFHVTPRLGIYKCFGCGETGDVFKFVMDQEGVGFNEAVRQLADRYGVFIPEEEQSPEQSESNQLKEGIYHALVYAGHYYYLNLMKNPEAKKALEYLDKRGYTGNTIKSFGLGYAPSGGSDLWLAAKKAGVDEQYLVEADLIKPSKRGEGYYDTFRGRLMFPIFGPTNKVIAFAGRVLGNEKTAKYINSAQTKVYNKSEVVYGVNFAKNEIRKHKEVILVEGYTDVITLNQHGISNVVASSGTALTPGQMKVLYRYGEKITMIYDADNAGQNAMKRGIDIALAEGMDVELLELPDGEDPDSFVKQFGKESFVEMKQKEGRDFVDFLILKAEEEQRMDNPSQQSKVITEILEAIANIKEEIKRQTYVQHLHQRTQKYRRGSDRELFEELERVRSVKRREEQRSKQREEFRASRESEQIPPLESHVSEMIPLEGDLPVPSPSKKPHYEKELIRLMVSYGKDMVTYICSLTNDRLFEDEELRMFYSDIVERYKNGEEISFDTYSGKPDPFPRLVGDVFLEQHSASERHHEKVGLKYEKDKNPYRTAKSTIKTLELNFFKNKLTELSEKYKVADDEEKKKIIQVQADVQSKITIRERTDSDDFYPDPEGTSENVVNEKVFEYKMKGE, encoded by the coding sequence ATGATTTCAGATGCCAAGAAAGAAGAAGTTCGTGATGCAGCCGATATAGTCGAAGTAATTTCTGATTACGTTAAGCTCAAAAAGTCGGGGAGTGGGTTTATTGGATTATGCCCTTATCACAATGAGAAAACGCCTTCTTTTCATGTTACTCCGCGCCTGGGAATTTATAAGTGCTTTGGATGTGGCGAAACCGGTGACGTATTCAAATTTGTTATGGATCAAGAAGGCGTTGGTTTCAATGAAGCCGTACGCCAACTGGCAGATCGGTATGGTGTATTTATTCCTGAAGAAGAGCAAAGTCCTGAACAGAGTGAAAGCAACCAGCTCAAAGAGGGAATTTACCACGCATTAGTGTACGCTGGTCATTATTACTACCTAAACCTTATGAAGAATCCTGAAGCAAAAAAGGCATTAGAGTATTTGGATAAAAGGGGATACACAGGTAACACCATTAAAAGTTTTGGTCTTGGTTATGCACCCTCTGGAGGATCCGACTTATGGCTTGCGGCCAAAAAGGCAGGAGTTGACGAGCAATACCTGGTTGAAGCTGATCTCATAAAGCCTAGCAAACGAGGAGAAGGATATTATGACACCTTTCGGGGCAGGCTCATGTTTCCAATTTTTGGACCTACTAATAAAGTAATTGCCTTTGCAGGTCGTGTACTTGGAAATGAGAAGACGGCCAAGTACATCAATTCTGCACAAACCAAAGTGTATAACAAAAGCGAGGTAGTGTATGGGGTTAACTTCGCCAAGAATGAGATCAGAAAGCATAAAGAGGTAATCCTGGTTGAGGGATATACCGATGTAATCACATTGAATCAGCATGGGATCTCAAATGTTGTGGCGAGTTCGGGTACTGCCCTGACTCCAGGACAAATGAAGGTTCTTTATCGCTATGGTGAAAAAATCACCATGATCTATGATGCGGACAATGCCGGTCAAAATGCGATGAAGCGGGGAATTGATATTGCTTTGGCTGAAGGAATGGATGTTGAATTATTGGAGCTTCCGGATGGAGAGGACCCCGATTCATTTGTAAAGCAATTCGGAAAAGAGTCTTTTGTGGAAATGAAACAGAAAGAAGGCCGAGATTTCGTGGACTTCCTGATTCTGAAAGCAGAAGAAGAGCAGCGGATGGATAATCCTTCTCAACAGAGTAAGGTGATCACAGAGATTCTGGAGGCTATAGCAAACATAAAGGAAGAAATTAAGAGGCAGACCTATGTTCAACATCTCCATCAACGCACACAGAAATACCGAAGAGGTTCAGATCGTGAGTTGTTTGAAGAATTGGAACGGGTTCGATCAGTAAAAAGGAGAGAAGAGCAACGATCTAAGCAAAGGGAAGAATTTCGAGCATCAAGAGAGTCTGAACAGATTCCACCACTGGAAAGTCATGTTTCAGAAATGATTCCACTTGAAGGCGATCTTCCAGTACCATCACCTTCGAAAAAACCACATTACGAGAAAGAGTTAATTCGCTTAATGGTTAGCTATGGTAAGGATATGGTGACCTATATTTGTTCTTTGACTAATGATCGATTATTTGAAGATGAAGAGCTTAGGATGTTCTACAGTGATATAGTGGAACGATATAAGAACGGTGAGGAAATTTCTTTTGATACTTACTCAGGAAAACCTGACCCATTCCCACGCTTAGTAGGCGATGTATTTCTTGAACAACATTCAGCCAGCGAACGGCATCATGAGAAAGTAGGGCTGAAATATGAAAAGGATAAAAATCCTTATCGGACTGCCAAGAGCACTATTAAAACCCTGGAGTTGAATTTTTTCAAAAACAAGCTTACCGAGTTATCTGAAAAATATAAAGTGGCTGATGATGAAGAGAAGAAAAAGATTATACAGGTACAGGCAGATGTTCAGTCTAAGATCACAATCAGAGAACGTACCGATTCCGATGACTTTTATCCCGACCCGGAAGGAACTTCAGAGAATGTGGTGAATGAGAAGGTGTTTGAGTATAAGATGAAAGGGGAGTGA